The Streptomyces halobius genomic interval CCGGCACGGTTGGCGCCCGCCCAGCCACCGAAGTTGCTGCCCCCGTGCGCCATGTAGAGATTGACCGAACCGCCACACTCCAGAATCTCGCGCAGCGCCGCCGCGGCGTCCTCCGGAGCGCGCGGCACCGGGGCATGCCCCCAGTGCGCGAACCAGCCGCACCAGAACTCCATACACATCAGCGGCCCCTCCGGCCGGTGCCGGCGCAGCGCGGCGAACGCCTCCCGGGCCCCGGAACCGAAGTTCACGGTGGCCAGGACCCCCGGAACCGAGCCCCCGCTCAGCATGTGGTCCTCCGGTCCGTCCGACGTGAACAGCGGTACCCGCACGCCCCGTTGACGCAGCAGCTCCACCAGACGCGCCAGATACACCGGGTCGCTGCCGTACGAGCCGTACTCGTTCTCCGCCTGCACCATGATCACCGGCCCGCCGCCCGGCCCGTCCGGCCCCGATGCCACGCCGCACTGCCGCGCCACCACCTGCGGCAGCAACCGCGCGAACCAGGCATCCACCGCCCGCAGAAACGCCGCATCCCGCGTCCGCACCCGCCGTCCCAGCGGCCCCGTCAGCCACTCCGGCAGCCCGCCGTTCTCCCACTCCGCGCAGATGTACGGGCCGGGCCGGACGATCACCCACAGCCCCGCCGCCCCCGCCGCGTCCAGGAACCGTCCCAGCGCCTCCGGATCCCGGAACTCACCGGGTCGCGGCTCGTGCAGATTCCACGGCACATACGTCTCCACGCAGTTCAGCCCCATCGCACGGAGCATCGCCAGCCGGTGCCCCCACTGCGCCTCGTGCACCCGGAAGTAGTGCAGCGCCCCGGACAGCAGCCGCACCGGCCGCCCGTCCAGCACGAAGTCCCGCTCACCCACCATGAACCGTGCCACAAGCCCCACCCCTTGATCAATCCGCGCAGGTCACGCGTATCGATCACCCTCACCCTCTGGCGGCGCGGCGGTCCATGGACAAAGATCGGCTGTGATTGGACGGTTCGACGTTTCGACGGAGCTGAACGGATACCCACGCACCGACGGGAGCCCGGACATGTACCACACCTGGATGCGGTACTTCACCCCGAGCCCGGTCCACCACCGGCTCGGCCTGGTGTGCCTGGGCGTCGGACTCCAGCACGGCACACTGCCCACGGTGGGCCCGCGCACCCTCGACCACCACGTCGCCATCATCATCAGCGACGGCCGCGGCTGGCTCACCGCACCCGACGGAAGGCGCCACTCCGTCACCGCCCCGGCCCTGCTGTGGCTCCTGCCCGGCGTACCGCACCACTACGGCGCCGACCCGGAAACCGGCTGGGACGAAAGCTTCGTCGACTTCACCGGTCCCGCGGCCGACACCTACACCGAACTCGGCTACATCGAGCCCGAGCGGCCCGTCGTACCGCTCGCCGACACCGCCCCGGCCCGCGCCACCGTCGGCAAGATCGCGCGCGCCGCACGCCGCGGCAACCCCCTGCTGGAGGTGGAGACCTCCGCCGCCGTCCACGAACTACTCGTCGTGCTGCGCCGCGCACGGGCCGACACCGACGCCGACGGCGAACCCGTCCTCCAGGCCCTCGCCCGGGACGCGTTCCTGCCGCTGTCCGTCGCCGAGCACGCCGCCCGGCACGGCATGACCCCAGCGGAACTGCGCACCGCCGTACGCCGCGGCGCCGGCTGCAGCCCCAAGGACTATCTGCTCGGCATCCGCCTCGGCCGGGCCAAGGAACTGCTGGTGGGCACCGAACTCCCGGTCGCCGCGGTCGCCCGCCGGGTCGGCTACGACGATCCCGCCTACTTCAGCCGGCTGTTCACCCGCCGGGTCGGCATCGCCCCGGTACGCTTCCGCGACCGACAGGCCCGCAGCGTCCCCGGCGGCTGGTCCACGCAGATCCCGGACCCGGACAACCCACCGCTGGTCAGCAGCTGACCGGGCCGCACGGCAACGGCGACGCCCGCACACCCGGACGCCACCTTCGAAGCCGCTCAACGGCGTCCCCCCGGTCGGTCCGGCCCGCCCACACCAGGACCCCACATCTCCCCGCCACCCGCCCCAGCCCGTACGGCAGCATGACCCCATGCCCGCACTGCAGCGCGACGAGGCGCAGACCCGAGCCCGACTCATCGACGTCCACCGCTACGCCATCGCACTCGACCTCACCCAAGGCGACGACCACTTCGGCTCCCGCACCGTCATCCACTTCACCGCACACGACACCACGGCCCCGCGCGACACCTTCGCCGAGCTCAAGCCCGCCGAGCTGCACACCGTCACCCTCGACGGCCGCCCCCTCGACCCGGAAACCCTCACCGGCAACCGCCTCCCCCTCACCGGCCTCACCCCCGGCGACCACGAACTGCGCATCGACGCCACCATGCGCTACTCCCACACCGGCGAAGGCATGCACCGCTTCGCCGACCCCGCCGACGGCGAAACCTACGTCTACACCCAGCTGTTCCTGGACGACGTCCAGCGGGTCTTCGCCGCGTTCGACCAGCCCGACCTCAAAGCCGTCTTCGAGGTCTCCGTCAAGGCCCCCGAAGACTGGACCGTCCTCGCCAACGGCAT includes:
- a CDS encoding helix-turn-helix domain-containing protein, with protein sequence MYHTWMRYFTPSPVHHRLGLVCLGVGLQHGTLPTVGPRTLDHHVAIIISDGRGWLTAPDGRRHSVTAPALLWLLPGVPHHYGADPETGWDESFVDFTGPAADTYTELGYIEPERPVVPLADTAPARATVGKIARAARRGNPLLEVETSAAVHELLVVLRRARADTDADGEPVLQALARDAFLPLSVAEHAARHGMTPAELRTAVRRGAGCSPKDYLLGIRLGRAKELLVGTELPVAAVARRVGYDDPAYFSRLFTRRVGIAPVRFRDRQARSVPGGWSTQIPDPDNPPLVSS